A genomic segment from Malaclemys terrapin pileata isolate rMalTer1 chromosome 1, rMalTer1.hap1, whole genome shotgun sequence encodes:
- the ARHGDIB gene encoding rho GDP-dissociation inhibitor 2: protein MTEKTPDLHVEEEDDEVDGKLNYKPPPQKSLQELQELDKDDESLAKYKKSLLGDGPVVADPTAPNVVVTRLTLVCDTAPGPITMDLTGDVAALKKETFVLKEGVEYRVKIHFKVNRDIVSGLKYVQHTYRTGVKVDKATFMVGSYGPRPEEYEFLTPIEEAPKGMLARGTYHNKSFFTDDDKHDHLTWEWNLSIKKEWTE, encoded by the exons ATGACTGAGAAAACCCCAGACCTACATGTAGAGGAAGAGGACGATGAAGTGGACGGCAAACTCAACTacaagcccccaccccagaaatcgcttcaggagctgcaggagctggacAAGGATGATGAAAGCCTTGCTAAGTACAAGAAATCCCTGCTGGGGGATGGGCCTGTGGTGGCAG ACCCAACAGCTCCCAACGTGGTAGTCACACGGCTCACCCTGGTATGTGATACTGCTCCAGGACCAATCACCATGGACCTTACTG GGGACGTTGCGGCGCTGAAGAAAGAGACATTTGTACTAAAGGAAGGAGTTGAATACAGAGTTAAGATCCACTTCAAA GTAAATAGGGACATTGTGTCTGGATTGAAATATGTGCAGCATACCTACCGGACAGGGGTGAAGG TGGATAAAGCTACGTTCATGGTTGGCAGCTATGGGCCACGGCCGGAGGAGTACGAATTCCTGACACCTATTGAGGAAGCACCCAAGGGCATGCTGGCTCGGGGCACCTATCACAACAAGTCCTTCTTCACTGATGATGACAAGCATGACCATCTCACCTGGGAGTGGAATCTGTCCATTAAGAAGGAGTGGACAGAGTGA